The sequence CTTAAAGCTTGAGCTTCTTTCAGGATCCATGATCCTGTGCTGATCTACATTTTTCCTACCTCCAAGCATTTCTTTGATTGTCAATGATCAGCTCTGTGATTTGGGGCAAGGGTTAGGCCAGAATAATCTCATTTTATCAAGTTATAAAACTTGAGGTAGTGCAACTAGATTATACACTTCTTGAAGACAGAAAtcttggtttgtttgttgttttatttttgagagaaggtcttgctctgttgcccaggctggagtgcaatggcacaatcatagctcactgtagccttgaactcccgggctcctgccacagcctcctgagtagctagggctgcaagtgtgtaccaccacacccacaattttacagtttttttgtggagacaggatctcactatattggcaaggctggcctccatctcctgaactcaaacaattctcccacctcggcttccgaAAACACTgacattacaggtatgagccaccacacttgccAGAAATCTTGTTTTTGATTGATAAAAACATCACAAAGTGCCGAGTAGACACTAAATGCCCTGTAATTATTGCTCACTGATTCCTCTTTATCTGTGATCAATCAACTTGACTTTATTTGATATAGATTAataattgatttctttctctctttctactgCTGCTTCCAAGTTCTTGGTACCTCGTGCTTAGATAACTAAATTGATCACTGTTGACTCACTACCATTATCTAGCTCCTTACTAAACTActgctttgttaaaaaaaatagtctACAGTTTCCCAGTGACCTCTGCCCCAAATGTAAACTTCTTTAACCTAAAGGTCTTTCATAGTTTGATCTACTTAtttacttcctttctcttctcaaaaataatacatgtggGCAGGCCTGTTTTTTGTCCCTACTATACCCTCTTATCACACTTTGCTTCTTTTCAAACTATTCCTTGACACTTTTATGTGTCCTACTTTCTTCGTTGTATTCCAGAAACCCTATCCACCCTTTTTTAAAGGCCACGCTCATATCCTGACTCTCTGACACTTTCAGTCCCCTGCCTTCTTAGAAATCCTTTGTAGTGATGGTTTGCATTATTCTCCTGTATTAGACACCTTCTTTACTGTTTTCTGGTTCTTTCACAAGTACTTTTTTACATAAGCTGTTTTGAAGTTGTAAATCATCCTAAATCTTTTATAAGCCTCATATAATACATAGTACAATGCCGGCCTGGACTCTAGTTTTAATCTAAATGCATAGGGTTTAATTTAGCAGCATAATCTTTTTAGTCTTTTGAATGATGAGGTAACCTCATAGGTATTTTGGcccattttgtttttccttgaatTACATATATAACTGACTATTTAGACTGACTCCTTTAGATCTCCTGGGATGCTGACCTCTTGGCTTTCCAATTCATTAGACTATTGTAAAGAATAAGTGAGTTCATTTATGTAAGGTAGtaaaacagtgcctgacataaagtaaatgctcaataaattctAATTGTTATGATTCTACTGATTCACATCTGCctatagctttttattttattccctgCAGAGCCTTTAACTTCATTACTAGAAATGGAAAACTAGGATCACAATCAAATAGCTAGAAGGTATTTCTTTTATCATAATAGGCAATAGCTATTTTATTATAACTCCATTGTGTGTAAAAAATGACTCAAGATGGCAAACAAGATACagtaaaataaacacatacaaatgAGCACTAGGAGATCAGAACAAGTTATTATAACCTACACAGGTAGTCAGTTAGGGATACAAACTGAGCATTCTGGCAACCAAAATGAGAAGGTCATTTGCTTACAttgttttagaaggaaaaaaaatgtccattcttcaaggaaaacaaaagtTTTCTAATACTTAGAATTAAGATGAATTACTCCATTGGTCTTCATGTAATTATACAATGTCTttgatataaaaaaatttatatttcataacaCCTAGTATACAGCAGTTTCTCTGGTgaataaatatttagtttataGTAGAAAGTCCAGAAAGGCAGATGTGAAGATTGTTCTTAGGATGGACTGAGGTTCGCAGGAGCAGGGGGTAGAGTATATTAAGTAATGAAATATTTACTGGTACCAGAAGAAATGCTCTTTGTAGATATTTGAGTACAGTTATGCACCACACAAGGACATTTTGGGCAATGATGGACTGCAGAAATGACAGTGAtcacataagattataatggagctggaaAATGCCTATTACCTAGTGACATCATAGCACAATTATATGTTTGTGGTGATACTGGTGTAAACAAACttactgcactgccagtcatataaaagtatagcactaaaggcctagtgtggtggctcacacttgtaatcccagcactttgggatgccgaggcgggtggatcacctgaggtcaggagttcaagaccagcctggccaacatgatgaaaccccgtcgctactaaaaatacaaaaattagctgggcgtgggggctcacgcctatactcccagctacttggaaggctgaggcacaagaattgcttgaatctgggaggcagaggttgccgtgagccaagatcatgccactgcactgcatcctgggcaacagagtgagactcggtctcaaaaacaaaaacaaacaaacaaaaatagcacTATGTAGTACTTGATAGGAAAGTACTATGTCACTGGTTTGTGTATTTAccatactttttattgttattaggttggtgcaaaagtaattgcaatggcaaaaactgcaattacttttgcaccaatttaatattttagagtgtacttctacttattaaaaaaaagttaactgtaaaacagcctcaggcagctcCTACagaaggtattccagaagaaggcattgttatcataggagatgacagctccatgtatTATTACTGCTCCTGGAAGACTTTCCAGTCAGCTAAGATGTGAAGCTGTAAAACAGTGATATTGATAATCCTGACTGCCCCTCTGTCTACACCTGGTTTCAAACCATATGGTGTCAGTACCAGGCTGGACTGCACCAGCAGTCCAGGCAGCAGTGGCACCCCAACTAGACATAGCTGTGTACCATGTCCTATTAGGAATACAAGAACACCCTTTCTAACAGTGAAGGCTCAGGGTCTACGGGTGCCTCAGGCCCCATGGCCTTATCTTGCATTAGGACTACAGGTCCCAAGACCTCTTGCAACTCTGCTGCTAAGGGACTTATACTTAGCGTACTCCACTGCTCTAAGTAGGTGCCCCGCTTCGCTAAAGTGGATGTCTGTGCTGTCCCAGTCTGGGGGGTCGTTGCTCATGAACGCACCCATCCCACTATTGGGTAAGCCATCTGCACGGCTGTAACCCGTCTGGCCACGCTCTTATGAACCTGAAGGGCGGCATATATGGTTATTAACTGCTTCTTTATTAATGAACACTGGGGCTCAGCTCCCTTTCATAGCTGGGACTAAAAGCTGACTGGCACTTCCAAGCACTCCATATACTGCCATAGGCCCTAGCCAACTCTATTTGTGGTTACATGCACATCTAGTTTAAATGGGCACCCCCGGTTAACTACCCACAGGGTTTATGTCATCAGAAGGGCTGTTTCAGCCTCATCATCCCAATCCCAGGCAAGAGGGGTGTTGCCACTTCCAAACCAGCAAGAGAACTAGAGGTTAACATAACATCATTAATAAGAAAATGATATATAATGGGGCTATACATATAGCCCTGCAGCAACACTGTGAAAGTCCATTGTCGCCCTCCCATGAAGGTAAACTGTCCCTGGCTCTCTGGAGCAATGCTGGTTGAGAGGAATGCATTGGTCAAGTCCACCACACAGTGGCACCATCCCAGTTCTGTTGTCAAACGGTCCATCAAGTCCATGACAGGTGGCACAGCTGTCAAGTCTTGCAAAACATCCACCCCCAAGAATGTCCTCAGGCATGCAAGAGACATACACAGTGCATAAGTGGAGAGCCAAGCAGCCGATGCCCAGGTGCAAAGACACAGGTTTCACTTTCACTGACCAGCTTTCATAGCTGTCTATTCAGCCTTGCCTGGAAACTTGTCCGGGTCCAGGGACCAGTGGATTGCCAAGTCCATACATGGCCTTTGGTTGTCTGGTGTCCCCTACCAAGCCAGGCACCTTGGCCAGTTCTCTTATCAAACACAAAAGgctttacacttccaccaactgCAGCAGGTACTCTTTGCACTGGAACACTCCGGCAGGACCAGGTTGCGCAGCAAGATCCTTCTCCCGAATGACTTGCACCAAGTCTGTACACGACTGCCAACATTACTTGCTTAACTCCTGCAACTTAGCAGGGGCACAGACACCATAGGAAGTGTGCTCCACCACAGTAGGGGGTCTCTGGCCCACCCTTGGGGCCCAACGGTTGCTCATGCTCTATTTTCTGGCAGACCATTGGGTGAGCCTGTAACAGAGGTTCTTCCTCCCTGCGTGCATCCCGCAGGGACTGGGCAGGCACTTCCTGCAGCAAAGTCACAAACATCCGTGTGACTCTGGTGGTAAAAGCATGCTGCATCTCAGTGCTGTGCACTTCCAGGTGCTTCAGCGCCTTCTCCACACTTGCGGGGGACCCATCCGCTGCCTCCCGTGTTTCCACTGAAGCCCATCCTCGCAGCACAGCTGCCACTGGGTACCATAGCCCATGCTGCAGCCACATAGCCAACCCAGGAACCCTCACAGGCTGAAGACCTACTCACCTCATCCCATTCTCATTGCCAATTGTTAGGTTTAGGGTTTGGGTCCAGCCCATGCTGAGGTACAAGGGAGTGGGTCCCTGGGCAAATAGCTAACAGAACACTTGTGGGGGACGTAGGCAGGTGAAAGATGATTTTATTCAGCAGCAGCTCTCATCAGCAGCTTACTCACATAGCTTACTTACACCAGGTCTCTCACACTGTCCACCCTGTCTCGGCTGCTTGAGCCGGCTGCTTGGGCCAGCTGCTCCCACACACAGCTGCAGGGCTGGCTCTCCCTTGCTTTCAGAGTtagcagcttaactctttctctctATGGGCACGAGCTGGTTCCTGGCTCCCCCTGCCCGTCTGCCAGTTGGTCATTCTTCCTTACAGGAGCCAGTAGCTTCACTCTCTCTCTGGGCAGCAGCGCCTGCACAAGAGCCATGTCGAGCTAAGCCCTGTGCACAGTGTCAGCAGGAcaattataccttttacagacaatagtggctcAGAGCCAAGTATGAACTTACACAAACAGGTTATATAACAAGTGGAGTTGTGTGCCTGCACGCCAAACTCGCCGAGTCATGCAGGCCTGGATGTCCACCTTGGCCTATTCCTTGACCCAAACACATCCATGTACCTTACAGAAGGTGTCATCCACAAACCAGAGGCAGAGATGTCACTACAAGAATTGCAGCTCCATTACTTCAAAATGCACGATTATGATGGCAATTATTTGCTTGATGGCTTAGAACTCTCCACAGCCATCACTCATATCCATAAGGAGAAAGGGACTGAACAGGCACCACTAATGAGTGAAGATGAATTGATTAACATAAGAGATGGTGTTTTGAGAGATGATGACAAGAACAATGATGGACACATTGACTACGCTGAATTTGCAAAATCACTGCAATAGATGTTATTTGTCCATCTCTTGGTTATATGCAAATGTGACCTGTGATAATGTGATTGAATACTTTGATAATGCAAAATAACTCATTTCCAACTACTGCTGCAGCGTTTTGGTAAAAACCTGTAGCAGTTTGTTACACTGGGGTGAGAAGGgatcaagagaaatgaaagagaagagaaatgggACATCTAATAGTCCCTAAGCACTATTAAATACCTTATTGGACAAGGGCTTGCTTTTTAAAGCATCCTTTCAAGAATATTGAATAATTGGAGCTGAGTACTCAGGAGCTTCACTGTAGTAGAATACTGctagtttcttaattttaattcatgttacctgaaaaataaaacaacaggctTTGCCAAGTGGACGTTTTTCAGTAACAGtgaaggagtggagtgaatgtcAAATGTTTGCCCTGGTGGTTCCTATCTCTTCAGGTAACCATGGTCAGTATTCTCTAAAGTTCCCCTGGCCTAAAAGACTAATTGCTCTGGGCAAATGGATATTTATTAGACTATTTCAAAGCCACAGCATAAGAAGAATATCAAATATTGAGTTCAGCCTAGCCACAGAGTCTAAGATTCTGTATCCTCCAGCCCTCTATCATTTTGGAAATGATATACCACTGGCTTAAGTGATTAATCTTTTTcagattttcagtattttatacaACTTACTGCTACATCCTTATACTTTAttacttttctgtctttttcaacCTGGGAGAGACCttgaatttaaatgttttctaatcaATAGTATTTTagctttctttatatttctatttcactCTTGTTTCTAGGGTTTCCTTTTTTGCAGTTTAGGAACTTTTAGGAATGTCAGGACTTTATTAGCAGGGGTAAAACTACCAACTAGCCTAGCTTAAGTAGGAAGTGAAAAGATAATTCACCAAACAATGATTAACCTGATAGAAGTTCTATTCAGGAGAAATACTGTTTAAATTACCTCTTTTAGCCTGAATACATGGATTCTTTTCAAATCAGGAAAGATTAGAAAAGGAACCCTAAAAATCTTTTAACAGTGTGAATCTTAATAGTATTTGAAAATGAGAAGAAGTAACAGATTGTCATTTGGTTTATTGGATGTGATGGACATGCTGAAAGGATGATTGAATGGGAAAAAG is a genomic window of Pongo pygmaeus isolate AG05252 chromosome 5, NHGRI_mPonPyg2-v2.0_pri, whole genome shotgun sequence containing:
- the LOC129038074 gene encoding multiple coagulation factor deficiency protein 2 homolog gives rise to the protein MYLTEGVIHKPEAEMSLQELQLHYFKMHDYDGNYLLDGLELSTAITHIHKEKGTEQAPLMSEDELINIRDGVLRDDDKNNDGHIDYAEFAKSLQ